One window of Cohnella hashimotonis genomic DNA carries:
- a CDS encoding glycoside hydrolase family 88/105 protein, with protein MTDYIERRESIGYWLGEDAAGILGAVAGRYLGANPEIPFALRAFSADGILQTEEGYYDFDMGRRLPDARHGEVAYACGLAWSDDERSLDAGIMPASPVRFYLNGTLLYRSGAVDEMKPDAKAIVPLLLRKGWNTLLLEMRRTEAGFGCRFGAEEGKVRILQVLAPFAERRETAGWAYSEALPAAAYGEGLGFPDFGGEEADTGIAWLPAREWPAEAAARPNFERIFGVPEGAAAGYAWSKLPPAVRGVSSIWRGWAHGPLTVWLDGQPVIELTGAGAFEHDLPLAFKDGHVLVRAETGEQGWGFELAVSAAESGAPVSFELPAPVHGADLAGGWLYAGPLPADHREVPAAVQSVKRLFKLADGAAAAGAGAFAGANGMTGWALNGPGLRLRPYYENAMLSNRWTAGAATNFGRWDYPLGVTMYGLLQTARELGRPEIADYARAHIDSCTDWYEYSLWDKAAYGFPSINHQLVLVKMLDNCGSFGSAMLEAYPSEGNADCLAIANVIADFIANRLERRDDGAYYRLCVGEYAADTMWADDLYMSAPFLSRYAGITGDRRYLDDAASQFLHYRRYLYMEDRGVMSHVYDFKYGKATRIPWGRGNGWTLFSLSELLERLPLAHEDRPALLAFFRELCAGIAAQQGESGLWRQVLTDPDAYEEASCTAMFAYAFARGVRFGWLDDSIRFSEAALRGWRGLASKAIDRNGNVHGVCSGSRYSFTEDYYKYDLLTVVNDNHGTGIMMLAGVEICRLEAFLRERDSSKTRRAVQAPGGV; from the coding sequence ATGACCGATTATATCGAACGGCGCGAGAGCATCGGCTACTGGCTGGGCGAGGATGCCGCCGGCATCCTCGGCGCGGTGGCCGGGCGCTACCTGGGCGCCAATCCCGAGATTCCCTTCGCGCTGCGCGCGTTCTCGGCGGACGGCATTCTCCAGACCGAAGAAGGCTATTACGACTTCGACATGGGCCGGCGGCTGCCGGACGCCAGGCACGGTGAGGTCGCTTATGCGTGCGGACTCGCATGGAGCGACGACGAGCGCTCGCTGGACGCGGGGATCATGCCCGCGAGCCCGGTCCGCTTTTACTTGAACGGTACGCTGCTGTACCGTTCCGGCGCGGTCGACGAGATGAAGCCGGACGCCAAGGCGATCGTCCCGCTCCTGCTGCGCAAGGGCTGGAATACGCTCCTGCTCGAAATGCGCAGGACGGAAGCGGGCTTCGGCTGCCGCTTCGGCGCGGAGGAAGGCAAGGTACGCATCCTGCAGGTGCTGGCGCCGTTCGCCGAGCGCCGCGAGACTGCGGGCTGGGCGTATTCCGAAGCGCTTCCGGCCGCCGCATATGGCGAAGGGCTCGGGTTCCCCGATTTCGGCGGCGAGGAAGCGGATACGGGCATCGCCTGGCTGCCGGCGCGCGAGTGGCCGGCGGAAGCGGCGGCCAGGCCGAACTTCGAGCGCATCTTCGGCGTGCCGGAAGGCGCGGCTGCGGGCTATGCCTGGAGCAAGCTGCCGCCGGCGGTGCGAGGCGTGAGCAGCATCTGGCGAGGCTGGGCGCACGGCCCGCTCACCGTCTGGCTCGACGGGCAGCCGGTCATCGAGCTGACCGGGGCTGGCGCATTCGAACACGATCTGCCGTTGGCGTTCAAGGACGGCCATGTGCTGGTCCGCGCGGAGACGGGCGAGCAAGGCTGGGGCTTTGAGCTCGCGGTGTCCGCGGCGGAGTCGGGCGCACCGGTGAGCTTCGAGCTGCCGGCGCCGGTTCACGGGGCGGACTTAGCTGGCGGCTGGCTTTACGCGGGACCGCTGCCGGCCGATCATCGCGAGGTGCCTGCTGCCGTGCAGTCGGTCAAGCGGCTGTTTAAGCTGGCCGACGGTGCGGCTGCAGCCGGGGCTGGTGCTTTTGCAGGCGCGAACGGCATGACCGGCTGGGCGCTGAACGGTCCGGGCCTCAGGCTGCGGCCGTATTACGAGAACGCAATGCTGAGCAACCGCTGGACGGCGGGCGCAGCGACCAACTTCGGCCGCTGGGACTACCCGCTCGGCGTGACGATGTACGGCCTGCTGCAGACGGCCCGCGAACTCGGACGTCCGGAGATCGCGGACTATGCCCGCGCCCATATCGACAGCTGCACCGATTGGTACGAATATTCCCTCTGGGACAAGGCCGCTTACGGCTTTCCTTCGATCAATCACCAGCTTGTGCTCGTGAAGATGCTGGACAACTGCGGCTCGTTCGGCTCGGCGATGCTCGAGGCGTATCCGTCCGAAGGCAACGCGGATTGCCTGGCGATCGCGAACGTCATCGCGGACTTTATCGCGAACCGGCTGGAGCGGCGAGACGACGGCGCGTATTACCGTCTATGCGTCGGCGAATACGCCGCCGATACGATGTGGGCGGACGACCTGTACATGAGCGCGCCTTTTCTGAGCCGTTATGCGGGCATTACCGGGGACCGGCGTTATCTGGACGACGCGGCGAGCCAGTTCTTGCATTACCGGCGCTACCTGTACATGGAAGACCGGGGCGTCATGAGCCATGTGTACGACTTCAAATACGGCAAGGCGACGCGCATTCCGTGGGGCAGAGGCAACGGCTGGACGCTGTTCTCGCTGTCGGAGCTGCTGGAGCGGCTGCCTTTGGCCCACGAGGACCGGCCGGCGCTGCTCGCGTTTTTCCGCGAGCTGTGCGCGGGGATCGCGGCGCAGCAGGGCGAGTCCGGCCTGTGGCGGCAGGTGCTGACCGATCCGGACGCGTACGAGGAGGCCTCCTGCACGGCGATGTTCGCCTACGCCTTCGCGCGCGGCGTCCGGTTCGGATGGCTGGACGATTCCATCCGCTTCTCGGAAGCCGCGCTGCGCGGCTGGCGGGGACTCGCTTCGAAGGCGATCGACCGCAACGGCAACGTGCACGGCGTTTGCAGCGGCTCGCGTTATTCGTTTACCGAGGACTACTACAAATACGATCTGCTCACCGTCGTCAACGACAACCATGGCACAGGCATTATGATGCTGGCGGGCGTGGAGATCTGCCGACTTGAAGCGTTCCTGCGCGAGCGGGATTCGTCCAAGACGCGGAGGGCCGTGCAGGCGCCGGGCGGCGTTTGA
- the iolD gene encoding 3D-(3,5/4)-trihydroxycyclohexane-1,2-dione acylhydrolase (decyclizing) translates to MAQALLKFLDNQYISVDGAETKFVQGVMGIFGHGNVTGIGEALERSAGELVYVQGKNEQGMVHAAAAYAKQKNRRQIWACTSSIGPGALNMVTAAATATVNRIPVLLLPGDNFAGRQPDPVLQQLEVASDYNVSAADAFKPVSRYWDRIARPEQLMAAALQAMRVLTDPAETGAVTLALPQDVQAEAYDYPDAFFVKRVHVVDRRPPSAAAVERAAALIAAAKRPLIIAGGGVLYADATAELAAFAERFGIPVAETQAGNSALPWDHPLNLGAIGVTGSLAANRVAADADLVIGIGTRYSDFTTASKRAFRGEGVKFVNLNVQAADAAKLEGTALVADAKAGLSDLQASLDAAGYRSAYVENELAALKAEWDREVDRLFAAQHPDGLSQTRALGVIQDTLDPSSVVVCAAGSLPGDLHRLWRPAQPKTYHMEYGFSCMGYEVAGAFGAALAEPSREVYAFVGDGSYLMMHSELVTSLQEGRKITILLFDNHGFQCIHNLQRANGSDGFGNEFRYRSADTGRLTGATLPIDFAAHARSLGAVAYTARTPEELREALTRAKRETTTTLIEIPVVPGTNTDGYESWWRVEVPEVSVSAKVGAAQREMAARTAEAKPY, encoded by the coding sequence ATGGCCCAGGCGCTGCTGAAGTTTCTGGACAACCAATATATATCGGTAGACGGCGCAGAGACCAAGTTCGTGCAAGGCGTGATGGGCATCTTCGGCCACGGCAACGTGACCGGCATCGGCGAGGCGCTTGAGCGCAGCGCGGGCGAGCTTGTCTATGTGCAGGGCAAAAACGAGCAGGGCATGGTTCACGCAGCCGCCGCCTATGCGAAGCAGAAAAACCGCCGGCAGATCTGGGCGTGCACGTCGTCCATCGGCCCGGGCGCGCTGAACATGGTGACGGCCGCGGCGACAGCGACCGTCAACCGGATCCCGGTGCTGCTGCTGCCCGGCGACAACTTCGCCGGCCGTCAGCCCGATCCGGTGCTGCAGCAGCTGGAGGTGGCGTCCGACTACAACGTCTCCGCGGCGGACGCCTTCAAACCGGTCAGTCGCTATTGGGACCGGATCGCCCGGCCCGAGCAGCTCATGGCGGCGGCGCTCCAGGCGATGCGCGTGCTGACCGATCCCGCCGAGACGGGCGCGGTGACGCTGGCGCTGCCGCAGGACGTGCAGGCCGAAGCGTACGACTATCCGGACGCGTTTTTTGTGAAAAGGGTGCATGTCGTCGACCGCCGTCCGCCTTCGGCTGCCGCAGTAGAGCGGGCTGCGGCGCTGATCGCGGCCGCCAAGCGGCCGCTGATCATCGCTGGCGGAGGCGTGCTGTACGCGGACGCGACGGCCGAGCTGGCCGCGTTCGCAGAGCGCTTCGGCATCCCCGTGGCGGAGACGCAGGCGGGTAACAGCGCGCTGCCTTGGGATCACCCGCTCAACCTGGGCGCGATCGGCGTCACCGGCTCGCTGGCGGCCAACCGGGTCGCGGCCGATGCCGATCTCGTCATCGGCATCGGCACGCGGTACTCGGACTTCACGACCGCGTCGAAGCGGGCGTTCAGAGGCGAAGGCGTGAAGTTCGTGAACCTGAACGTGCAGGCCGCGGATGCGGCGAAGCTGGAAGGGACCGCGCTCGTCGCGGACGCGAAGGCGGGGCTGTCCGACTTGCAAGCTTCATTGGATGCGGCAGGCTACCGCAGCGCTTACGTCGAGAACGAGCTCGCGGCCTTGAAGGCAGAATGGGACCGCGAGGTCGACCGTCTCTTCGCGGCGCAACATCCGGACGGGCTGTCCCAGACGAGGGCGCTCGGCGTTATCCAGGACACGCTCGATCCGTCGTCGGTGGTCGTATGCGCGGCGGGCAGTCTGCCCGGGGACCTGCATCGCCTATGGCGTCCCGCGCAGCCCAAGACGTACCACATGGAATACGGCTTTTCCTGCATGGGCTACGAGGTGGCGGGCGCGTTCGGCGCCGCGCTGGCCGAGCCATCGCGCGAAGTGTACGCGTTCGTGGGCGACGGCAGCTACCTGATGATGCATTCGGAGCTGGTCACGAGCCTGCAGGAAGGCCGCAAGATTACGATCCTTCTTTTCGACAACCATGGCTTCCAATGCATTCACAACCTGCAGCGCGCGAACGGCAGCGACGGCTTCGGCAATGAATTCCGCTACCGCAGCGCCGATACGGGCCGTTTGACGGGCGCGACGCTCCCGATCGACTTCGCGGCGCATGCCCGCAGCCTTGGCGCGGTCGCATATACCGCGAGGACGCCCGAGGAACTGCGCGAAGCGCTGACGCGCGCCAAGCGGGAGACGACGACCACGCTGATCGAGATTCCGGTCGTGCCCGGCACGAACACGGACGGCTACGAATCCTGGTGGCGCGTCGAGGTGCCGGAGGTGTCCGTCTCGGCCAAGGTCGGCGCGGCGCAGCGGGAGATGGCCGCGAGGACCGCGGAAGCGAAGCCATACTAA
- the iolE gene encoding myo-inosose-2 dehydratase — MADRPFKLGIHPINWVGEDVSEHGADTTFEIIVDDIASLGLTGTEMGRKFPKDPAVLKRELDARGIRLVSQWKSVLFSDPAYLDRELEDYRRHAAFLAEFGSTVISTAEVGGSLHFDPRRSANEKTVLRLDEAGWDNLAKGLNAAGEIARSFGMKLAYHHHGGTVVERPEEIDELLRRTDPALVHLLYDTGHAFYGGSDPLALLRKHYDRVAYIHLKDIRPRVLAEARTEDADFVTCIRKGVFTVPGDGCIDFEPIVRELRARGYDGWAMLEGEQDPTLHQPREYAHRAIVYLDAILDRVQGTADTKEA; from the coding sequence ATGGCCGATCGGCCGTTCAAACTAGGCATCCACCCGATCAACTGGGTGGGCGAAGACGTGTCTGAGCACGGCGCGGACACGACGTTCGAGATCATCGTGGACGATATCGCATCCCTCGGCCTGACCGGGACGGAGATGGGACGCAAGTTTCCGAAGGATCCGGCCGTGCTGAAGCGGGAGCTCGATGCCCGCGGCATCCGGCTCGTCTCCCAATGGAAGTCCGTGCTGTTCTCCGATCCGGCTTACCTCGATCGGGAGCTCGAAGATTACCGCCGCCACGCGGCGTTTCTGGCCGAGTTCGGCAGCACGGTCATCAGCACGGCGGAGGTCGGAGGCTCCCTGCACTTCGATCCCCGGCGCTCCGCGAACGAGAAGACGGTGCTGCGGCTGGACGAAGCGGGCTGGGACAATCTCGCGAAGGGACTCAACGCGGCCGGAGAGATTGCGCGGAGCTTCGGCATGAAGCTGGCGTACCACCATCACGGCGGCACGGTCGTCGAGCGGCCGGAAGAGATCGACGAGCTGCTCCGCCGGACCGACCCTGCGCTTGTCCACCTGCTGTACGATACGGGTCACGCCTTTTACGGCGGTTCCGATCCGCTGGCGCTGCTGCGCAAGCATTACGACAGAGTCGCCTATATCCACCTGAAAGATATTCGGCCGAGGGTGCTCGCCGAAGCTCGGACGGAAGACGCCGACTTCGTCACCTGCATCCGCAAGGGCGTGTTTACTGTCCCCGGCGACGGCTGCATCGACTTCGAGCCGATCGTGCGCGAGCTGCGGGCGCGCGGCTACGACGGCTGGGCGATGCTGGAGGGCGAGCAGGACCCGACGCTCCACCAGCCCCGCGAATACGCGCACAGGGCGATCGTGTACCTCGACGCGATCCTGGACCGGGTTCAAGGGACTGCCGACACAAAGGAGGCTTAA
- the iolC gene encoding 5-dehydro-2-deoxygluconokinase yields the protein MGIIEFNAAKKVDFAAIGRLCIDLNANEINRPMEETITFTKYVGGSPANICIGMSRLGLATGFIGKVANDQMGRFITQYLVKEGISASSVSIDRTGATTGLAFTEIKSPTDCSILMYRDNAADLLLAPDEVSEALVADAKMLLISGTALAASPSREAVFLALDYAKRHGAVIAFDLDYRPYTWRSEQETAVYYNLAAEKCDIILGTREEFDMMERFERNPDRDDRVTASKWFAYSAQLVVIKHGKEGSVAYTKDGASHTARSFPAKVVNTFGAGDSYAAGFLYGLLQGWEVERCMEFGSAAACIVISSHSCSDAMPTTGAVHDYIERCNRGEITANS from the coding sequence ATGGGGATCATCGAGTTTAACGCGGCGAAAAAGGTGGATTTCGCGGCCATCGGCCGCCTGTGCATCGACCTCAACGCCAACGAGATCAACCGGCCGATGGAGGAAACGATCACGTTCACCAAGTACGTAGGCGGCTCTCCGGCCAATATTTGCATCGGCATGTCTCGCCTCGGCCTCGCCACCGGCTTCATCGGCAAGGTAGCGAACGACCAGATGGGCCGTTTTATCACGCAGTATCTCGTCAAAGAAGGCATCAGCGCGTCGAGCGTGTCGATCGACCGCACGGGCGCGACGACGGGGCTTGCGTTCACCGAGATCAAGAGCCCGACCGATTGCAGCATCCTGATGTACCGCGACAACGCCGCCGATCTGCTGCTGGCGCCGGACGAAGTGAGCGAAGCGCTTGTCGCGGACGCCAAGATGCTGCTGATCTCCGGGACGGCGCTCGCGGCCAGCCCGTCGCGGGAAGCGGTGTTCCTCGCGCTCGACTACGCGAAGCGCCACGGCGCCGTCATCGCGTTCGATCTCGACTACCGGCCCTATACGTGGCGCTCGGAGCAAGAGACGGCCGTCTATTATAACCTCGCCGCAGAGAAATGCGATATCATCCTCGGCACGCGCGAGGAGTTCGACATGATGGAGCGCTTCGAACGCAATCCGGACCGCGACGACCGCGTCACGGCATCCAAGTGGTTCGCGTACAGCGCGCAGCTTGTCGTTATCAAGCATGGCAAGGAAGGCTCCGTCGCCTATACGAAGGACGGGGCCTCGCACACGGCCCGCAGCTTCCCGGCCAAGGTCGTCAATACTTTCGGCGCCGGCGACTCGTACGCGGCGGGCTTCCTGTATGGTCTGCTGCAGGGGTGGGAGGTCGAGCGCTGCATGGAATTCGGTAGCGCCGCGGCCTGCATCGTCATCTCCAGCCACAGCTGCTCGGACGCGATGCCGACGACAGGCGCCGTCCACGACTATATCGAGCGCTGCAACCGCGGCGAGATTACGGCAAACAGCTAA
- a CDS encoding CoA-acylating methylmalonate-semialdehyde dehydrogenase has translation MTNRIDAAVETLSNRIGGKQVPSASGKVEPVYNPATEEVIAYVPLSSKADVDAAVQAAAEAGRAWAKTAVPRRARILFKYQQLLVERWEELARLITLENGKSYAEAYGEVQRGIECVEFAAGAPSLMMGKQLPDIATNLESGMYRYPVGVAAGITPFNFPMMVPCWMFPLAIACGNAFVLKPSERTPLLAQRLAELFDEAGLPPGVLNIVHGAHDAVNGILEHPGIAAVSFVGSQPVAEYVYKTASAHGKRVQALAGAKNHSIVMPDADLDAAVTQIVAAAFGSAGERCMACSVVVAVGDIGDALVEKLKQAADAISIGNGLEEGVFLGPVIRDSHKARTLGYIEAGEREGAKLVRDGRRDAASDGKGYFVGPTIFDDVACEMKIWKDEIFAPVLSVMRAATLSEAIEIANRSEFANGACLFTDSGSAVRQFRETIDAGMLGINLGVPAPMAFFPFSGWKKSFYGDLHANGTDGVEFYTRKKMVTARW, from the coding sequence ATGACGAATCGGATCGACGCCGCGGTGGAGACGCTGAGCAACCGGATCGGAGGCAAGCAGGTGCCGTCCGCCTCCGGGAAGGTAGAGCCGGTGTACAATCCGGCCACCGAAGAGGTGATCGCTTACGTCCCGCTGTCGAGCAAAGCGGACGTGGACGCGGCTGTTCAAGCGGCCGCGGAAGCGGGACGCGCATGGGCGAAGACGGCGGTGCCGCGCCGCGCCCGGATCCTGTTCAAATACCAGCAGCTGCTCGTCGAACGCTGGGAAGAGCTGGCGAGGCTCATCACGCTTGAAAACGGCAAGAGCTATGCCGAAGCCTATGGCGAGGTGCAGCGCGGCATCGAATGCGTAGAGTTCGCCGCCGGCGCGCCTTCGCTCATGATGGGCAAGCAGCTGCCCGACATCGCCACGAATCTCGAATCGGGCATGTACCGCTACCCGGTCGGCGTGGCGGCGGGCATTACGCCGTTTAATTTCCCGATGATGGTGCCTTGCTGGATGTTCCCGCTCGCGATCGCCTGCGGCAACGCGTTCGTGCTCAAACCGTCCGAGCGCACGCCGCTCCTGGCGCAGCGTCTCGCCGAGCTGTTCGACGAAGCCGGGCTGCCGCCCGGCGTGCTGAACATCGTGCACGGCGCGCATGACGCGGTCAACGGCATCCTCGAGCATCCCGGCATCGCGGCCGTCTCGTTCGTCGGCTCGCAGCCGGTCGCCGAGTACGTGTACAAGACCGCTTCGGCGCACGGCAAGCGCGTCCAGGCGCTGGCCGGCGCCAAAAACCATAGCATCGTCATGCCGGACGCCGATCTCGATGCGGCGGTCACCCAGATCGTCGCCGCCGCCTTCGGCTCCGCGGGCGAGCGCTGCATGGCCTGCTCCGTCGTCGTGGCGGTCGGCGACATCGGCGACGCGCTGGTGGAGAAGCTGAAGCAGGCTGCAGACGCGATCTCAATTGGCAACGGCCTGGAGGAGGGCGTCTTCCTCGGCCCGGTTATCCGCGATTCGCACAAGGCCCGCACGCTTGGCTATATCGAAGCCGGCGAGCGGGAGGGCGCGAAGCTCGTGCGCGACGGACGCCGGGATGCGGCTTCGGATGGCAAGGGCTACTTCGTCGGGCCGACGATTTTCGACGACGTCGCCTGCGAGATGAAGATCTGGAAGGACGAGATTTTCGCGCCGGTGCTGTCCGTCATGCGCGCAGCTACGCTAAGCGAGGCGATCGAGATCGCCAACCGCTCCGAATTCGCGAACGGGGCCTGCCTGTTCACGGACAGCGGCAGCGCCGTGCGCCAATTCCGCGAGACGATCGACGCCGGCATGCTCGGCATCAATCTGGGCGTGCCCGCGCCGATGGCGTTTTTCCCGTTCTCGGGCTGGAAGAAGTCGTTCTACGGCGATCTCCACGCGAACGGCACGGACGGCGTCGAGTTCTATACGCGCAAAAAAATGGTGACGGCGCGGTGGTAA